One genomic region from Rhinoraja longicauda isolate Sanriku21f chromosome 36, sRhiLon1.1, whole genome shotgun sequence encodes:
- the LOC144610415 gene encoding beta-microseminoprotein-like — protein MKSVGGGSGTEAVRSFTWAKPSGSEMMKLLLSIALLLLGAEHSGSACFYQQQNTDDKGTCFDTNDGTYHQFGESWLSTNCWECVCARKGYKCCERYFMPTGFPHDCMITFDMHSCSFRVISKNDPSVECSIGGAVGK, from the exons ATGAAGTCTGTAGGCGGCGGCAGCGGGACAGAGGCTGTCCGCTCATTCACTTGGGCGAAGCCGTCTGGTTCTGAGATGATG AAACTCCTACTGAGCATCGCTCTGCTGCTTCTCGGGGCTGAGCATTCGGGATCCGCCTGCTTCTATCAGCAACAAAACACAGACG ATAAAGGCACTTGCTTTGACACAAACGACGGAACGTACCATCAATTCGGAGAAAGTTGGTTGAGCACCAACTGCTGggagtgcgtgtgtgcgcgcaaaGGTTATAAATGCTGCGAACG GTATTTCATGCCAACTGGTTTCCCCCATGATTGTATGATCACCTTCGATATGCATTCTTGTTCGTTTCGAGTCATTTCGAAGAATGACCCCTCTGTCGAATGTTCAATCGGTGGAGCTGTTGGGAAATGA